One window from the genome of Musa acuminata AAA Group cultivar baxijiao chromosome BXJ1-4, Cavendish_Baxijiao_AAA, whole genome shotgun sequence encodes:
- the LOC135672443 gene encoding uncharacterized protein LOC135672443, producing the protein MNTNKIVEELKEQANGSDVQSVECECCGISEDCTPRYIKRIKEFFHGIWICGLCSEAVKEQMKRTPAVTKEQALETHMSLCKKFNRTTRLNPKLSLAVSMRDIARKSSERRTIKDVPGSKIVRAMSCGPRLDVNIKQSQVQ; encoded by the coding sequence ATGAACACCAACAAGATCGTGGAGGAGCTGAAGGAGCAGGCGAACGGTAGCGACGTGCAGAGCGTGGAGTGCGAGTGCTGCGGGATCTCCGAGGACTGCACTCCGAGGTACATCAAACGGATCAAGGAGTTCTTCCACGGCATATGGATCTGCGGGCTGTGCTCGGAGGCGGTCAAGGAGCAGATGAAGCGGACGCCGGCGGTCACAAAGGAACAAGCCCTGGAGACGCACATGTCCCTCTGCAAGAAGTTCAACCGGACCACCCGGCTCAACCCCAAGCTCTCCCTGGCCGTCTCCATGAGGGATATAGCGAGGAAGAGCTCCGAGCGCAGGACCATCAAGGACGTGCCGGGGTCCAAGATCGTGAGGGCGATGAGCTGCGGTCCCAGATTGGATGTCAACATCAAGCAGTCGCAGGTCCAGTGA
- the LOC135649514 gene encoding nuclear pore complex protein NUP35-like yields MSSPMPRSSKPTRLSPFFRDLASPISPHHRPVGRFATPGQAAAVSALWKENLAGSSADPPPPPVFTLDDRADLSPEVGLGELPPPSPVSPTSTRSRTPPPRPNQKGYPSPSPSLSSSSFVLRTRAEVIGSGVANGRGQSPEGSIWMASPKADGGEREMGQGSPVDGVVESGALMVLPPPLSREIARPEPQGYGVQNGGLDADEWVTVFGFSPDHTNLVLREFEKCGVIVKHVPGPSDANWIHILYQNPYDAQKALKKNGMRLNSLLIVGVKPVDPVHRQLLKEKINRSNHGGFMVSLPSKSAALNSSATSNSSGIVARSYQPKTSSNVTTGSFNRATGSIATPAKSVVSKVMDLMFGI; encoded by the exons ATGAGCTCCCCGATGCCGCGAAGTTCCAAGCCAACGCGGCTGTCTCCCTTCTTCCGCGATCTCGCCTCGCCGATCTCCCCTCACCACCGCCCCGTCGGTCGCTTCGCCACCCCCGGCCAAGCCGCCGCCGTCTCCGCCCTCTGGAAGGAGAACCTCGCCGGATCATCCGCGGATCCCCCTCCGCCTCCCGTCTTCACCCTCGATGACCGCGCTGATCTCTCGCCGGAGGTCGGCCTCGGCGAGCTGCCGCCGCCCTCGCCGGTGTCCCCGACCAGCACCCGGAGCCGGACGCCTCCCCCCCGGCCGAATCAGAAGGGATATCCCTCCCCTTCTCCGTCCCTCTCGTCGTCTTCCTTCGTCTTGAGAACCAGGGCTGAGGTGATTGGTTCTGGCGTCGCTAACGGCCGAGGGCAGAGCCCTGAGGGTTCCATCTGGATGGCCTCGCCGAAGGCCGACGGAGGAGAGCGAGAGATGGGCCAGGGTTCTCCGGTGGATGGGGTTGTCGAGTCCGGTGCGTTGATGGTACTCCCACCCCCGCTATCGAGAGAGATCGCGAGGCCAGAGCCACAAGGATATGGCGTGCAGAATGGAGGGCTTGATGCAGACGAGTGGGTTACTGTTTTTGG ATTTTCCCCTGATCACACCAACTTGGTGCTACGTGAGTTTGAAAAATGTGGTGTCATAGTAAAACATGTACCTGGACCAAGTGATGCTAACTGGATACACATTTTGTACCAG AACCCGTATGATGCTCAAAAGGCTCTCAAGAAAAATGGTATGCGGCTAAACAGTCTGTTGATTGTTGGGGTGAAACCTGTAGATCCAGTGCATCGTCAGCTTCTTAAGGAAAAAATAAACAGAAGCAATCATGGAGGCTTCATGGTTTCATTACCCTCAAAATCAGCTGCTTTAAATAGCTCAGCAACTTCTAATTCATCAGGAATCGTTGCTCGCTCCTATCAACCAAAGACCAGCTCAAATGTCACTACTGGTAGCTTCAACCGAGCAACAGGATCTATTGCAACTCCAGCAAAATCAGTTGTATCAAAAGTCATGGACCTGATGTTTGGGATATAA
- the LOC135649526 gene encoding protein unc-13 homolog, whose protein sequence is MTVATDLPSPFGQLGVFLSDAELRQTAYEIFVAACRANGGKPLTYTPQSDRTVDRSLPPSLTSAAASKMKKAFGIRSPTKKGSLGQESIPVKSSKKPASVGELMRVQMGISEQLDARIRRGLLRIAAGNLGKRMESMVLPLEFLQQFKASDFPDQQEYKDWQARNLKVLEAGLLLHPLLPLDKSDAASQKLHQIMHGASDGPIETGKNSESMQILRSAVTSLAYRLLDGIGSDACHWADGFPLNLHLYQMLLEACFNNSSEEGSTVDEFDEVLELIKKTWAILGINQMFHNLCFTWTLFLRFVTTGEVEVGLLIAADAQLTEVASDAKATQDPTYSKILSSTLSYIMDWTEKKLFAYHDMFNSSNIELMETVVSFGVTAAKILVEDFSTEYHRKRREETDVARSRIDAYIRSSLRAAFAQKMKQTASSKLSSEDQSTPLLSILAEEIEELANKEKELFSPILKKWHPLAAGVAVMTLHSCYGTELKQFLSGVKELAPDVLQVLRAADKLEKDLLDIVVEDSVDSDDGGKSLIREMPPYEAESAIADLVRAWIKSRLDQLKEWLDRTLQQEVWNPRANKENRSPSSVEILRMVDETLDEYFDLPIPMHAVLLPDLLKGLDRSLQHYASEAQSGCGARNDFMPALPELTRCTVSSKLRKKKDKPQNSTKRRSQVGLTIGDCSLGLSQFCVRINSLYHIHKMLENLEKKIKSCLRNLESAQEDVSNGTQSSFELSLAACQEGIPQLCETTAYRMIFHDLDHVLWNSLYVGEAASSRIDPFLKELDLILEVVLNTVHMRVRHQLITELMKASFDGLLLVLLAGGPSRGFSCQDSQIIEEDFKSLRELYLADRDGLPEELFDKAAAEVNKVLPLFRTDTETLIEKFKHMIAETYDPAAKSKYPIPPNPGNWGPTEPSTILHVLCHRNDVAATKFLKRTYNFPKKL, encoded by the exons ATGACCGTCGCCACGGATCTCCCCTCCCCCTTCGGCCAGCTGGGCGTCTTTCTCTCCGACGCGGAGCTGCGCCAGACCGCCTACGAGATCTTCGTCGCCGCTTGCCGCGCCAATGGCGGCAAGCCCCTCACTTACACTCCCCAATCCGATCGAACTGTCGACCGCTCCCTGCCGCCGTCGCTAACCTCCGCGGCCGCCAGCAAGATGAAGAAGGCCTTCGGGATCAGGTCGCCGACGAAGAAGGGCAGCCTCGGCCAGGAGAGCATCCCGGTGAAGTCCTCCAAGAAGCCAGCGTCTGTGGGAGAGCTGATGAGGGTGCAGATGGGCATATCGGAGCAACTCGACGCACGGATTCGAAGGGGGTTGCTGCGGATTGCTGCCGGAAAT CTTGGAAAGCGCATGGAGTCAATGGTTTTACCATTAGAGTTTCTGCAGCAGTTCAAGGCTTCAGATTTTCCTGATCAACAGGAATATAAAGACTGGCAGGCTAGGAATTTGAAGGTTCTTGAGGCTGGACTACTCCTCCATCCTCTTCTTCCGTTAGACAAGTCAGATGCTGCATCACAAAAGCTTCATCAAATTATGCATGGGGCTTCAGACGGGCCTATTGAGACAGGAAAAAACTCTGAATCAATGCAGATTCTACGCAGTGCTGTGACATCACTTGCTTACAGATTGTTGGATGGAATTGGCTCAGACGCATGCCACTGGGCAGATGGATTTCCACTAAATCTCCATCTGTACCAAATGCTGCTGGAAGCTTGTTTTAACAACAGCAGCGAGGAAGGATCAACAGTTGATGAATTCGATGAGGTTTTAGAGTTGATAAAGAAGACATGGGCCATCCTTGGAATAAATCAGATGTTTCATAATCTCTGCTTTACTTGGACCTTGTTTCTCAGATTTGTTACAACTGGAGAAGTTGAAGTTGGTCTGCTAATTGCAGCCGATGCTCAATTAACTGAAGTTGCAAGTGATGCAAAAGCAACACAAGACCCGACTTACTCGAAAATTTTAAGTTCAACATTAAGCTATATTATGGATTGGACAGAGAAAAAACTTTTTGCTTACCATGATATGTTTAATTCTAGCAACATTGAGTTGATGGAAACTGTTGTCTCATTTGGAGTAACAGCTGCAAAGATACTAGTCGAAGATTTTTCTACTGAATATCACCGTAAGAGGAGAGAAGAAACTGATGTAGCTCGTAGCAGAATTGATGCCTATATTCGATCATCGCTTCGTGCTGCCTTTGCTCAG AAAATGAAACAAACAGCCTCAAGCAAGCTATCATCAGAAGACCAGAGTACTCCATTGCTTTCCATCCTTGCAGAGGAGATTGAGGAGTTGGCAAACAAAGAAAAAGAGTTGTTCAGTCCGATATTGAAGAAATGGCATCCCCTTGCTGCGGGTGTTGCTGTTATGACTCTTCATTCTTGTTATGGAACTGAACTAAAGCAATTTTTATCTGGTGTCAAAGAGCTAGCACCAGATGTACTCCAAGTTCTTAGAGCTGCagacaagttagagaaagatctcCTCGACATTGTTGTTGAAGATTCTGTTGATAGTGATGATGGGGGCAAGTCACTAATCAGAGAAATGCCACCTTACGAAGCTGAATCTGCTATTGCCGATCTTGTAAGAGCATGGATAAAGTCTAGACTAGATCAGCTAAAGGAATGGCTCGACCGGACCTTGCAgcaagag GTTTGGAACCCGAGGGCAAACAAAGAAAATCGTTCTCCTTCTTCAGTTGAGATACTGCGGATGGTTGATGAAACTTTAGATGAGTACTTTGATCTGCCTATACCCATGCATGCTGTCTTGCTTCCAGACTTGCTGAAAGGACTTGATAGGAGTCTACAACATTATGCATCTGAGGCCCAGTCAGGATGTG GTGCTCGAAATGATTTCATGCCTGCATTGCCTGAATTGACCAGATGTACAGTTAGTTCCAAGTTACGGAAGAAAAAGGACAAGCCACAGAACTCGACAAAAAGAAGATCACAAGTTGgattgacaattggagattgttcTTTGGGTTTGTCACAGTTTTGTGTACGCATTAATTCACTTTATCATATCCACAAAATGTTGGAGAAcctggaaaagaaaataaagtccTGTCTGAGGAATCTTGAATCAGCTCAAGaagatgtatcaaatggcacacagTCCAGTTTTGAACTTTCTCTAGCTGCTTGCCAAGAAGGAATTCCGCAGCTTTGTGAGACAACAGCCTACAGGATGATCTTTCATGACCTGGATCATGTTCTATGGAATTCTTTATACGTTGGTGAGGCAGCTTCTTCAAGAATAGATCCTTTTCTGAAAGAACTCGACCTTATTCTGGAGGTAGTATTGAACACAGTGCACATGAGAGTTCGGCATCAGCTGATAACTGAACTGATGAAAGCTTCTTTTGATGGGTTGTTGCTAGTGCTGCTTGCTGGTGGCCCATCGCGTGGTTTCTCTTGCCAAGATTCTCAGATTATTGAGGAGGATTTCAAATCTCTAAGAGAGTTATACTTGGCTGACAGAGATGGGTTGCCTGAAGAATTGTTTGACAAGGCTGCAGCAGAAGTGAACAAGGTGCTACCCCTTTTTCGCACTGACACTGAGACCCTCATTGAGAAGTTCAAACATATGATTGCAGAGACTTACGATCCTGCAGCCAAatccaaatacccaataccaccaAATCCAGGGAACTGGGGCCCGACGGAGCCCAGCACGATTCTACATGTTCTGTGCCATAGGAATGATGTGGCTGCAACAAAGTTCCTGAAGAGAACCTACAACTTCCCCAAAAAGCTGTAA
- the LOC135672081 gene encoding protein S40-3-like — MEEFQEPDILWPENICDKEANSASRSAREGRGTQRKLSDPIKIPSRSAYAISDSCNVEDDNRSSDGNVIPPHVIVARRMTEKMAFSVCIGNGRTLKGRDLSRVRNSILQTTGFLET; from the coding sequence ATGGAGGAGTTCCAGGAGCCTGACATCTTGTGGCCGGAGAACATATGCGACAAGGAAGCCAATTCGGCGTCTCGGAGTGCGAGGGAGGGGCGCGGAACTCAGAGGAAGCTATCCGATCCCATAAAGATCCCTTCGCGATCTGCATACGCCATCAGTGACAGCTGCAACGTTGAAGACGATAACAGGAGCAGTGATGGCAACGTGATTCCGCCGCATGTTATTGTAGCTCGTCGGATGACTGAGAAGATGGCGTTCTCAGTGTGCATTGGTAATGGCAGGACACTCAAAGGAAGGGATCTAAGTCGAGTCAGGAACTCCATCTTGCAGACGACAGGATTCCTAGAGACATGA